A window of Solanum stenotomum isolate F172 chromosome 3, ASM1918654v1, whole genome shotgun sequence contains these coding sequences:
- the LOC125861002 gene encoding pentatricopeptide repeat-containing protein At5g62370 — MTKHRLGLHTRSCFHLSRTKRPLTTSPLPSEAISCVHTSPVNHKTLCFSLAENLIVRGLFDSAQKVIRRIIKHSSSVSEAISAVEFSISRGVEPDATSYAFLIRQLVTSGEILKAEALYVDCILNRGIEPNHSVLNSMAICYCNLGKLEEAKLLFDKLVDMKLMPCSSTCNELIKGFCGQDRILDGFDVFVEAINSEVLLAFSCYNKLVDGLCFSGYLDKALYVFDEMCDRGVPPTVHLFKTLILSLSKRGRVEEAQLLSMDMESYGFVLDKVMYTTLINGYSKIQKMKTAMMLFLRMRKLGCEPDKYTYNTLINGFINLGMFDKGWMLNQQMVEFGLEPDAVSYQIMIAKYCKDHKVDCALTLLDDINQCNVPPSVHSYTALISALYKENRLAEVDDLYRKMLYTGLVPDHVLFFTLISNHPRGSEISLACTFLRAIAKNGCGIDLSYIPSPTSRKVTTDIMLDIDRLLGEIVARNLPLASVAFNIYMIALCLGGELDSAQLCMDKMSSLSLQPSLSAYNSMIKCLYQKGLHEDAKFLVEVMQDQGQVPNQATFLIMVNEYCKQGDIQSALEVLDQMEESGLKPSVAIYDSVIGCLGREKRIDEALGVFRRMLEAGIYPDKILFVTVINALSRNGRAIQAHELFITMLEDRVQPSHYAYTALINGLVKKNMIEKGCVYLKQMIEEGFMPNTVLYTSLIKQFLRKREFEFAFKLVDLMERSEIERDLVTYITLVSGVSRNIRSVDGKGLVPQRRYEESKEMLFRLLHQSAMLPKEKCLKISVSSQEQIKFLALRLINKVKATPLMPNLYLYNGIISGFCWAESMEDAYKHLHTMQNEGIQPNQVTFTILIDGHFRSGEINCAVSLFNRMNAQGCPPDNIVYNTLIRGLCKHGRLMDALSLSYTMLKKGLAPSKASYESLLSSLCASNWRVHALRICHDMLANKYVPCGHNLKLLICILGEENKWHEARFMYDLLLKKENL; from the coding sequence ATGACCAAGCATAGACTTGGACTGCACACTCGCTCGTGCTTCCATCTCTCAAGAACAAAGAGACCTTTAACTACTTCCCCTTTACCTTCGGAAGCAATATCATGTGTTCACACTTCCCCAGTTAATCACAAGACCTTGTGTTTTTCACTTGCAGAGAATTTAATAGTTCGTGGGTTGTTCGATTCAGCTCAGAAAGTAATTCGGAGAATCATCAAACATTCCTCATCAGTTTCTGAAGCTATCTCTGCTGTTGAATTTTCTATTTCTCGTGGAGTTGAGCCTGATGCAACTAGCTATGCTTTTCTCATTCGGCAACTTGTGACATCTGGAGAAATCCTGAAGGCTGAGGCTCTCTATGTAGATTGCATTTTGAACAGAGGTATTGAGCCGAATCATTCTGTATTGAATTCCATGGCGATTTGTTATTGTAATTTGGGTAAATTGGAGGAAGCTAAGTTGCTTTTTGATAAACTTGTGGATATGAAGTTGATGCCTTGTAGTAGCACGTGTAATGAGCTTATTAAGGGATTTTGTGGCCAAGATAGAATCTTGGATGGATTTGATGTTTTTGTTGAAGCTATTAATTCAGAGGTATTACTGGCTTTCAGTTGTTACAATAAGTTAGTGGATGGTTTGTGCTTCAGTGGGTACTTAGATAAAGCACTCTATGTGTTTGACGAAATGTGTGATAGAGGGGTACCACCCACAGTTCATTTGTTTAAAACATTGATTCTTTCGTTGTCTAAGAGAGGCAGAGTTGAGGAAGCGCAATTGTTGAGCATGGATATGGAATCTTATGGTTTTGTTTTGGATAAAGTCATGTACACGACTCTCATCAACGGTTATTCCAAGATCCAGAAAATGAAAACGGCTATGATGTTATTTCTCAGAATGCGTAAGTTAGGCTGTGAACCGGATAAGTATACTTACAACACGCTGATCAATGGGTTTATAAACTTGGGCATGTTCGACAAGGGTTGGATGCTGAATCAGCAGATGGTTGAATTTGGATTAGAACCTGATGCGGTAAGTTACCAAATCATGATTGCCAAGTATTGCAAGGACCATAAAGTTGATTGCGCATTGACGCTATTGGATGACATTAATCAGTGCAACGTTCCTCCCAGTGTTCACTCTTATACTGCTTTGATCTCTGCACTTTATAAAGAGAATCGGTTAGCTGAAGTAGATGACTTATACAGGAAGATGTTGTACACTGGATTGGTTCCTGACCATGTTCTGTTTTTTACCTTGATCAGCAATCATCCAAGAGGGTCAGAGATTAGTCTAGCATGCACATTTTTGCGGGCTATTGCCAAGAACGGTTGTGGTATTGACCTCTCTTACATCCCTAGCCCTACCAGTCGTAAAGTTACTACAGATATCATGCTTGATATTGATCGTCTCTTGGGAGAAATTGTGGCAAGAAACTTACCTCTGGCTAGTGTTgctttcaatatatatatgattgctTTGTGTCTAGGAGGAGAACTTGATTCTGCTCAGCTTTGCATGGATAAGATGTCAAGCCTTTCTCTTCAGCCTTCACTGTCAGCTTATAATTCCATGATCAAGTGCCTTTACCAAAAGGGACTACATGAGGATGCCAAGTTCCTTGTTGAAGTTATGCAAGATCAAGGTCAAGTTCCAAATCAAGCAACATTCTTGATTATGGTAAATGAATACTGTAAACAGGGTGACATACAATCAGCATTAGAAGTTCTGGACCAAATGGAAGAGAGTGGATTGAAGCCTAGTGTTGCTATATATGACTCCGTCATTGGGTGTTTGGGTAGAGAAAAGAGAATAGACGAGGCCCTTGGAGTTTTCCGGAGAATGCTCGAGGCTGGAATTTATCCTGATAAAATTTTGTTTGTGACAGTGATTAATGCTCTATCAAGAAATGGGCGAGCTATTCAGGCCCATGAGCTCTTCATTACAATGTTGGAAGATAGAGTTCAACCAAGCCACTATGCTTATACTGCTCTTATAAATGGGTTAGTTAAGAAAAACATGATAGAAAAGGGCTGTGTATACCTCAAGCAAATGATAGAAGAGGGTTTCATGCCAAATACTGTTCTTTATACTTCTCTTATAAAACAATTCTTAAGGAAGAGAGAGTTTGAATTCGCATTTAAGTTGGTTGATTTGATGGAAAGAAGTGAGATTGAGCGAGACTTGGTAACTTATATTACTTTGGTCAGTGGCGTTTCTAGAAATATTAGGTCAGTCGATGGGAAAGGGCTTGTTCCACAGAGACGGTATGAAGAATCTAAGGAAATGTTGTTCCGCCTACTTCATCAGAGTGCTATGTTGCCTAAggaaaaatgtttgaaaatctcagttagCTCTCAGgaacaaataaaatttcttgCACTTCGGCTGATAAATAAAGTGAAGGCCACTCCCCTAATGCCAAATTTGTACTTATATAATGGCATAATTTCTGGATTTTGCTGGGCAGAGAGTATGGAAGATGCATACAAGCACCTTCATACGATGCAAAATGAAGGCATCCAACCAAATCAAGTTACTTTTACCATTCTAATTGATGGGCATTTCCGAAGTGGTGAAATTAATTGTGCTGTTAGTCTTTTCAACAGAATGAATGCACAGGGTTGTCCTCCAGATAACATCGTCTACAACACTTTAATTAGAGGTCTATGCAAGCATGGAAGGCTCATGGATGCTCTATCACTCTCATACACTATGCTCAAAAAAGGATTGGCCCCTTCTAAGGCATCATATGAAAGTCTTCTCAGTTCTCTTTGTGCTAGTAATTGGAGAGTTCATGCACTGAGGATATGTCACGATATGCTTGCCAATAAATATGTCCCTTGTGGCCATAATCTTAAATTGTTGATTTGTATACTGGGTGAAGAAAATAAGTGGCACGAAGCTCGTTTTATGTATGATTTGCttcttaagaaagaaaatttatga
- the LOC125861013 gene encoding uncharacterized protein LOC125861013, with product MDAQRALLDELMGSARNLTEDERRGFKEVKWDDKEVCAYYMVRFCPHDLFVNTRSDLGPCSKIHEAKLKESFEKSPRHDSYVPKFEAELAHFCEKLVMDLDKKVRRGRERLAQEVEVPPPPPISAEKSEQLSVLEEKIKNLLEQVESLGEAGKVDEAEALMRKVEMLNVEKTALTQQSLQNSALMIAPEKKMALCETCGSFLVANDAAERTQSHVTGKQHVGYGMVRDFLSEFKAAKEKAREEERLAREKEAEERKKLREKEHDSRRRRSDSSDRDKHKDRDHDREQDRYRGRDRDPDRSLDRNGSFDRGSGWKHGTSRNGRNRSRERYRERVRSRSRSPIRHGSKRPRSPVHKY from the exons ATGGACGCTCAGAGAGCTTTGTTGGATGAACTGATGGGCTCAG CTCGGAATTTAACTGAAGACGAGAGGAGAGGGTTCAAGGAAGTGAAATGGGATGACAAGGAGGTCTGTGCATACTATATGGTTCGATTTTGCCCCCACGATCTGTTCGTGAATACTCGTAGTGATTTGG GACCCTGCTCGAAAATTCATGAAGCGAAGTTGAAGGAAAG TTTTGAGAAATCTCCAAGACATGATTCTTATGTTCCCAAGTTTGAAGCAGAACTAGCCCATTTTTGTGAGAAATTG GTGATGGACTTGGATAAGAAAGTGAGGCGTGGTCGAGAACGCCTTGCTCAGGAGGTTGAAGTTCCCCCACCTCCTCCAATATCAGCAGAAAAATCTGAGCAGCTATCTGTCTTGGAGGAGAAGATTAAGAACTTGCTAGAACAAGTGGAGTCTCTTGGTGAAGCTGGGAAAGTTGATGAAGCTGAAGCTCTCATGAGAAAG GTGGAAATGCTTAACGTTGAAAAGACTGCCTTGACTCAGCAATCCCTGCAGAACAGTGCACTAATGATTGCACCAGAGAAAAAGATGGCTCTGTGCGAGACATGTGGTTCCTTTCTTGTCGCAAATGATGCTGCAGAGAGAACTCAGTCTCACGTCACTGGTAAGCAGCATGTTGGTTATGGGATGGTTCGAGATTTCTTATCCGAGTTCAAG GCTGCTAAAGAGAAGGCTAGGGAAGAGGAAAGGTTAGCCAGGGAGAAAGAAgcagaagaaaggaaaaagCTGAGGGAGAAAGAACATGATAGCAGACGGCGAAGAAGTGACTCATCTGACAGGGACAAGCACAAAGATCGAGATCATGACAGGGAACAGGATCGCTACCGGGGAAGAGATCGTGACCCTGACAGGTCCCTTGACAGAAATGGCAGTTTTGATAGGGGATCAGGTTGGAAACATGGGACTTCCAGAAATGGGAGAAACAGAAGCAGGGAGAGATACCGGGAACGTGTTAGAAGCCGGTCACGGTCACCTATTAGACATGGTTCCAAGAGGCCCAGGAGTCCAGTTCACAAGTACTAG